From the genome of Biomphalaria glabrata chromosome 17, xgBioGlab47.1, whole genome shotgun sequence, one region includes:
- the LOC106074434 gene encoding uncharacterized protein LOC106074434 → MNNTTLLADSADVKEMAATLDKAMVWFTFIAGLPGNILIFLTMLTLPSSVSTFHFCLLSIMDLLALLLQLFLRLLDWYEVVNTTKGVNIWWRTFFNFVYYTSIYANWVLVYIAVERLIATRYPAQISTYLTLPRAKANAVLTVILIYCFSAIVTIKMTYFGIAWAVVFTTFYTGFPLMLILIIILLLLNTFRENRKMKEKLMKLHEHEHKGDKTMSKSLSGLSRHSAPVGHNKYDPILYLSDGQGAGHTMSKSMGELSKQGMGPHHKVDVMSASAHGAAYSPSFCYTSSTRKIAVSTVTQEPEEPAEVMAQKAKEKAQRESSYTVMLLSTSLLFLLMTVPYTVIQFIYVSYEKDFIEEYDESQAKMYLLIMIATGLMYVQHSLKFYVFFLCSSFFRRHFLQGITRLAKKTEAAASTSSNHKQSADESDQKKAFL, encoded by the coding sequence ATGAACAACACTACTCTGCTAGCGGACTCCGCAGATGTGAAGGAAATGGCGGCCACGCTGGACAAGGCCATGGTATGGTTCACCTTCATCGCTGGCCTCCCCGGCAACATACTCATCTTCTTGACCATGCTGACCCTCCCCAGCTCGGTGTCCACCTTCCACTTCTGCCTTCTGTCTATCATGGACCTCCTGGCCCTCCTTCTGCAGCTCTTCCTTCGGCTGCTGGACTGGTACGAGGTGGTCAACACGACCAAAGGGGTCAACATCTGGTGGCGGACCTTCTTCAACTTCGTCtactacaccagcatctacgCCAACTGGGTGCTGGTCTACATCGCCGTGGAGCGGCTGATCGCCACGCGGTACCCTGCCCAGATCTCCACGTACCTGACGCTCCCTAGGGCCAAGGCGAACGCAGTGCTGACAGTCATCCTCATCTACTGCTTCTCGGCCATCGTCACGATAAAGATGACGTACTTTGGTATAGCCTGGGCCGTGGTCTTCACCACATTCTACACCGGGTTCCCCCTGATGctcatcctcatcatcatcctcCTCCTCCTCAACACCTTCAGAGAGAACCGCAAGATGAAAGAGAAGCTGATGAAGCTTCACGAGCACGAGCACAAGGGAGATAAGACCATGTCCAAGTCGCTGAGTGGGCTGTCCAGGCACAGCGCTCCGGTGGGCCACAACAAGTACGATCCGATCTTGTACCTCTCTGACGGCCAGGGCGCCGGCCACACCATGTCCAAATCTATGGGAGAGCTGTCCAAGCAGGGCATGGGACCCCACCACAAAGTCGACGTGATGAGCGCCTCTGCCCACGGCGCCGCTTACTCCCCGAGCTTCTGCTACACCAGCTCAACGCGGAAAATCGCCGTAAGCACCGTCACGCAGGAGCCGGAAGAACCCGCGGAGGTGATGGCGCAGAAAGCGAAAGAGAAGGCGCAAAGGGAGTCGAGCTACACCGTAATGCTCCTGAGCACCTCCCTCCTGTTCCTCCTCATGACCGTCCCCTACACCGTCATCCAGTTCATTTACGTCTCCTACGAGAAGGACTTCATTGAGGAGTACGATGAGTCTCAGGCCAAGATGTACCTCCTCATCATGATCGCCACCGGCCTCATGTACGTCCAGCACAGCCTCAAATTCTACGTCTTCTTCCTCTGCTCCTCATTCTTTCGACGCCATTTCCTCCAGGGCATCACCAGACTCGCCAAGAAAACAGAAGCCGCCGCTTCCACGTCGTCGAACCATAAACAGAGCGCGGACGAGTCGGACCAAAAGAAAGCCTTCCTATAA